The Paenibacillus sp. YPG26 genome includes a window with the following:
- a CDS encoding radical SAM protein produces the protein MYLVYADEQGNVFDHPSLYGLARSGDMIVEIMEDELIPLPDGATLVGLPSTRPVGLDPESGEMQALPGNVQAVGALLPQGFTRLCLPGYVKTDKEYKLPLFGYSAVVWSEGKFYVTARLTDDPEKWNPLNCDPLELKSQVKRMREEYPENRLYEHLSNCALGYECLTASNTFLNRWEGAVPVSYSCNAGCFGCISEQPDDSGFVSPQTRMNFRPRTEEIVEVMLEHLKTPESIISFGQGCEGEPSTQAKLIIDAIRQVRDITDMGYININTNAGLSDHIRGIVDAGLDLMRVSTISALDDHYNAYYKPRGYTLANVEKSLRYASDQGVYTSINYLIFPGVTDREEEIEAMIEFARRTKLRLIQWRNLNIDPESYLGLIPKAKGDILGMKQAIEIFQEELPDVVMGSYSHVPPAELKRFKNGIRNA, from the coding sequence ATGTATTTGGTATATGCGGATGAACAAGGAAATGTATTCGATCATCCTTCCCTGTACGGGCTCGCCCGGAGTGGGGATATGATCGTTGAGATTATGGAAGATGAGCTGATCCCTCTGCCTGATGGGGCTACGCTGGTCGGTCTGCCGAGCACCCGTCCGGTGGGTCTTGATCCTGAGAGTGGAGAGATGCAGGCCCTTCCCGGCAACGTGCAAGCGGTGGGAGCACTGCTTCCGCAGGGCTTTACACGTCTATGCTTGCCTGGTTATGTGAAGACGGACAAGGAGTATAAGCTGCCTCTGTTCGGTTATTCTGCGGTAGTGTGGAGTGAAGGGAAGTTCTATGTGACAGCGCGTCTAACTGACGACCCTGAGAAATGGAACCCGCTGAACTGCGACCCCCTGGAGCTTAAGAGCCAAGTGAAGCGGATGAGAGAAGAATATCCAGAGAACCGGCTCTATGAGCATCTCTCGAACTGTGCACTCGGCTATGAGTGTCTAACAGCCTCGAACACCTTCCTGAACCGCTGGGAAGGCGCGGTACCCGTGTCGTATTCCTGCAATGCGGGCTGTTTTGGATGTATTTCCGAGCAGCCGGATGACAGCGGATTTGTCTCACCGCAGACACGGATGAATTTCCGCCCTAGAACCGAGGAGATCGTAGAAGTAATGCTTGAGCATCTGAAGACGCCGGAGTCCATTATCAGCTTTGGGCAGGGATGTGAGGGTGAACCTTCTACACAAGCCAAGCTGATTATTGATGCGATCCGCCAGGTCCGTGACATCACGGATATGGGATATATTAATATCAACACAAATGCGGGCCTGAGCGATCACATTCGTGGCATTGTGGATGCAGGGCTTGATCTGATGCGCGTCAGTACCATCAGTGCTTTGGATGACCACTATAACGCATACTACAAGCCGAGAGGGTATACTCTTGCGAATGTAGAGAAGTCTCTTCGTTATGCTTCGGACCAAGGTGTCTACACTTCGATTAACTATCTGATTTTCCCTGGTGTTACTGACCGTGAAGAAGAGATCGAGGCGATGATCGAATTCGCTAGACGCACCAAGCTTCGGTTGATTCAGTGGCGCAACCTGAATATCGATCCCGAGAGTTATCTAGGGCTGATCCCCAAAGCCAAGGGTGACATTCTTGGCATGAAGCAGGCGATCGAGATATTCCAAGAGGAGCTGCCGGATGTCGTGATGGGGTCTTACTCTCATGTGCCGCCAGCTGAGCTTAAGCGGTTCAAGAACGGTATCCGCAACGCTTAA
- a CDS encoding stalk domain-containing protein yields MNPFKKTKAILGLTLAISAFGGLGTSPASAAGKVNILLDGYPLPFPTQPAIVKGTTLVPFRAISEALGVTVNWNEKSKSITAVKTTSGVTKRVTLTLGSKNALVNGQKVAIALPPQTIGGTTMIPLSFFSQQFGAAVKWDGPSNTVTIGSPREKLYTLAFYAMNSYSESAMIPDFDAVGFGWSRIDATGAFTTSGTDFRWPKPAGEVTPESLVIDTAAAGTLPYLLVFSGDTKGELTKIVEDQTARENAIKQIIDTAVKSKFKGVLLDLEGLGLTGDAKAVQASYNNFVQETAHAAHAAGLKLSLALPPLNGAYHGYDYKKLGELADELIIMAYAYTNEKLPQPADQVDNAIKLALKSVPKDKLVLGVNLYSENEHTVNTKVGLAKRYGLKGLAFWRLGFGKQNVWDKINESIELTEN; encoded by the coding sequence ATGAATCCTTTTAAGAAGACAAAAGCTATTCTTGGCCTGACCCTGGCGATCTCAGCATTCGGAGGACTAGGAACCAGCCCGGCCAGCGCCGCCGGCAAAGTAAATATCTTACTTGACGGTTATCCGCTTCCTTTTCCAACCCAGCCGGCGATTGTCAAGGGAACAACCCTGGTCCCTTTTCGGGCCATCTCCGAGGCTCTTGGAGTAACCGTGAACTGGAATGAGAAATCGAAGTCGATCACAGCTGTCAAGACCACAAGCGGAGTAACCAAGAGAGTAACCTTAACACTCGGCAGCAAGAATGCTCTGGTAAATGGTCAAAAGGTAGCTATCGCACTGCCTCCGCAGACGATTGGCGGCACCACGATGATTCCACTCAGCTTCTTCAGCCAGCAGTTCGGAGCCGCAGTGAAATGGGACGGGCCGTCGAACACCGTAACTATTGGATCACCCCGCGAGAAACTCTACACACTGGCTTTCTACGCAATGAACTCATACAGCGAATCCGCTATGATTCCTGACTTTGATGCTGTAGGGTTCGGATGGAGCCGAATTGACGCCACAGGCGCTTTCACCACTTCGGGAACAGATTTCAGATGGCCAAAGCCAGCTGGCGAGGTCACACCTGAAAGTCTGGTTATTGACACTGCCGCGGCGGGGACACTCCCCTATCTGCTCGTCTTCTCCGGAGACACCAAGGGAGAGCTGACTAAGATCGTAGAGGACCAAACGGCGCGCGAAAATGCCATCAAGCAAATCATAGATACGGCGGTTAAAAGTAAATTTAAAGGCGTTCTCCTTGACCTGGAAGGACTAGGCCTGACAGGTGACGCCAAAGCCGTGCAGGCTTCATACAACAACTTTGTCCAAGAGACTGCGCATGCAGCACATGCCGCGGGTCTAAAGCTGTCGCTTGCCCTCCCACCGCTTAATGGAGCTTACCACGGTTATGACTATAAGAAGCTGGGTGAGCTGGCGGACGAACTTATTATTATGGCTTATGCCTATACGAATGAGAAGCTCCCCCAACCGGCGGATCAAGTAGATAATGCCATCAAGCTCGCGCTTAAATCAGTTCCCAAGGACAAGCTTGTACTGGGTGTGAACTTGTACAGCGAGAATGAGCATACGGTGAATACCAAGGTTGGTCTGGCCAAACGATATGGTCTGAAAGGTCTCGCCTTCTGGAGACTTGGATTCGGCAAACAGAACGTATGGGACAAAATCAACGAGTCGATTGAGCTCACAGAAAACTAA
- a CDS encoding UDP-N-acetylglucosamine 1-carboxyvinyltransferase encodes MEKLMISGGRPLKGTVQISGAKNSAIALLPAAILAESEVVLDNLPELSDVAVFTEILEDLGASVTWSGNQIRIDPSTIKSIPMPNGPVKKLRASYYMMGALLGRFGEATIGLPGGCNFEPRPIDQHIKGFEALGATVTNEHGSIHLYAKELTGAKIYLDVSSVGATINIMLAAARAKGSTIIENAAKEPEIIDVATLLNSMGAIIKGAGTETIRIEGVREMHGCRHSIIPDRIQAGTYMIAAAATRGNVLIDNVIPKHLEALTAKLIEMGVTVEELDESIRVIGAASYGHADVKALIYPGFPTDLQSPMTSLLTQTEGVSVLSDFVYSNRFKHVPELVRMGAKIRVEGRSAIIEGGKLNAAKVKAADLRAGAALVIAGLTVEEGITEVSGVEFIDRGYDHLVTNLRELGADVWRQTE; translated from the coding sequence ATGGAAAAATTAATGATCAGCGGCGGACGCCCGCTTAAGGGAACCGTTCAGATCAGCGGGGCCAAGAACAGTGCGATTGCGCTTCTGCCAGCAGCGATTCTAGCTGAATCGGAAGTCGTTCTGGACAATTTGCCAGAACTCAGCGATGTAGCTGTATTTACTGAAATTCTTGAAGATTTGGGTGCGAGCGTAACTTGGTCCGGGAATCAGATCAGGATTGACCCAAGCACAATCAAATCTATTCCTATGCCTAATGGGCCTGTGAAGAAACTCCGGGCTTCATATTATATGATGGGAGCTCTGCTCGGCCGGTTTGGTGAAGCTACGATTGGACTTCCAGGAGGGTGTAATTTTGAACCCCGTCCGATTGACCAGCATATCAAAGGTTTTGAAGCGCTCGGCGCTACAGTAACGAATGAGCATGGATCGATTCATTTGTATGCCAAGGAACTTACCGGAGCGAAGATATATCTGGATGTGTCCAGTGTGGGCGCCACGATTAATATTATGCTGGCTGCGGCCAGAGCTAAGGGATCTACGATTATTGAGAATGCTGCCAAGGAACCTGAAATTATAGATGTGGCTACTCTGCTTAATTCCATGGGTGCGATTATTAAAGGAGCCGGGACCGAGACGATCCGCATTGAAGGCGTACGGGAGATGCACGGATGTCGGCATTCGATTATCCCTGACCGGATTCAGGCGGGGACTTATATGATTGCTGCGGCGGCAACCCGTGGTAATGTTCTTATTGATAATGTGATTCCCAAGCATTTGGAAGCTCTGACTGCCAAGCTGATTGAAATGGGCGTAACGGTTGAGGAGCTGGATGAATCCATCCGCGTTATCGGCGCTGCTTCTTACGGGCATGCTGATGTCAAGGCACTGATCTACCCTGGATTTCCTACGGATCTGCAGTCGCCCATGACAAGTCTGTTAACCCAGACAGAAGGGGTCAGTGTGCTTAGCGATTTTGTATACAGCAACCGGTTCAAGCACGTTCCTGAGCTTGTGCGTATGGGCGCCAAGATTCGCGTTGAGGGTCGGTCTGCAATCATTGAAGGCGGCAAGCTTAACGCGGCCAAGGTGAAGGCGGCTGACCTGAGAGCAGGTGCAGCGCTGGTTATTGCCGGACTTACCGTAGAGGAAGGTATAACCGAGGTCTCTGGTGTTGAGTTCATTGATCGGGGATATGATCATCTTGTCACTAATCTGCGTGAGCTTGGCGCGGACGTTTGGCGGCAGACCGAATAG
- the rho gene encoding transcription termination factor Rho, with product MDLQIADLEDKKLTDLYKLAKQYQIPYYGQLKKKELIFAILRAQAEQSGLMFMEGVLEILPEGYGFLRPINYLPSTEDIYISASQIRKFDLRTGDLVSGKCRTPKENERYFGLLQVNAVNGEDPGQASERLHFPALTPLYPQKKLSLETSPTSLSTRIMDLLAPVGLGQRGLIVAPPKAGKTLLLKEIANSISTNNPDISLFVLLIDERPEEVTDMQRSVKGEVIASTFDELPENHIKVAELVLQRALRLVEHKKDVVILMDSITRLARAYNLVVPPSGRTLSGGIDPAAFHRPKRFFGSARNVEEGGSLTILATALVDTGSRMDDIIYEEFKGTGNMELHLDRKLAERRIFPAIDIRRSGTRREEVLLTKEELDTIWSIRKNMNESYDFVEGFLKKLRDSKTNEEFLASFDTAGNAPASTASGSSGPRRSSRQAPSPLST from the coding sequence ATGGATCTTCAGATTGCTGATTTGGAAGACAAGAAGCTGACGGATTTGTACAAGCTTGCCAAGCAGTATCAAATTCCGTATTACGGACAGCTCAAGAAGAAAGAACTGATTTTTGCTATACTACGCGCTCAAGCCGAGCAGAGCGGTCTTATGTTCATGGAGGGTGTGCTTGAGATTCTGCCGGAAGGCTACGGGTTCCTGCGTCCCATCAACTATTTGCCAAGTACGGAGGATATTTATATTTCCGCATCCCAAATTCGCAAGTTCGATCTGCGGACCGGTGATCTGGTATCCGGTAAATGCCGTACGCCGAAGGAGAACGAGCGTTATTTCGGTCTGCTTCAAGTTAATGCCGTCAACGGTGAGGACCCGGGACAGGCTTCCGAACGTCTTCATTTCCCGGCATTAACGCCGCTGTATCCTCAGAAGAAGCTTTCGCTTGAGACCTCGCCTACCTCGTTGTCAACCCGGATTATGGACCTGCTTGCTCCGGTTGGACTTGGACAGCGCGGACTCATCGTGGCGCCTCCGAAGGCTGGTAAGACCTTGCTGCTTAAGGAGATTGCGAACAGTATTTCTACCAATAACCCGGACATTTCTTTGTTTGTGCTGCTTATTGATGAGCGCCCGGAGGAAGTCACGGATATGCAGCGTTCGGTAAAAGGAGAGGTTATCGCCTCCACCTTCGACGAGCTCCCTGAGAACCACATCAAGGTGGCCGAGCTTGTGCTGCAGCGCGCCCTGCGCCTTGTCGAACATAAGAAAGACGTGGTCATTCTTATGGATAGTATTACCCGGCTTGCCCGTGCGTACAATCTCGTTGTTCCGCCATCTGGACGGACACTCAGCGGGGGTATTGACCCGGCTGCGTTCCACCGGCCGAAGCGGTTCTTCGGGTCTGCGCGGAATGTGGAGGAAGGCGGCAGTCTGACGATTCTCGCCACCGCACTTGTGGATACCGGCTCGCGGATGGACGATATTATTTATGAAGAGTTCAAAGGCACAGGGAACATGGAGCTTCATCTGGACCGGAAGCTGGCTGAACGGCGTATCTTCCCGGCGATCGACATCCGGCGCTCGGGTACCCGCCGCGAAGAGGTGCTTCTCACGAAGGAAGAGCTGGATACGATCTGGTCTATTCGCAAGAATATGAATGAGAGTTATGATTTTGTGGAGGGATTCCTCAAGAAGCTGCGTGATTCCAAGACGAATGAAGAATTCCTGGCCTCGTTTGATACGGCTGGCAATGCTCCGGCATCTACTGCGTCCGGCAGTTCAGGCCCGCGCCGTTCCAGTCGTCAAGCACCATCCCCTTTAAGCACTTAA
- a CDS encoding CTP synthase, translating to MTKYIFVTGGVVSSLGKGITAASLGRLLKNRGLKVTIQKFDPYINVDPGTMSPYQHGEVFVTDDGAETDLDLGHYERFIDINLSKNSNVTTGKVYSSVISKERRGEYLGGTVQVIPHITNEIKERVYRAGREAGSDVVITEIGGTVGDIESLPFLEAIRQIKSDIGRENVMYIHVTLIPYIKAAGEVKTKPTQHSVKELRSIGIQPNVIVCRTEHELSSDMKAKIALFCDIDASAVVECRDADTLYQVPLNLREEGLDEIVVNHLKLTTPAPDMTEWEGLVNRINKLEKTVEIAIVGKYVALHDAYLSVVESLSHAGFDSNADVKIRWVHAEEVTDENVEEMLGGVGGILVPGGFGDRGIEGKVCTIRYAREKKIPFFGICLGMQVAVIEHARSLAGLNGANSSEINPATEYPVIDLLPEQKDIEDLGGTMRLGLYPCKLTPGSLAEQCYNDELVYERHRHRYEFNNAYREVIEKAGLRISGTSPDGRLVEIVECPDHPWFLAVQFHPEFTSRPNRPQPLFREFVKASITHKS from the coding sequence GTGACAAAATATATTTTCGTAACCGGGGGTGTAGTCTCTTCCCTGGGTAAAGGGATTACTGCCGCTTCCCTCGGCAGACTGCTCAAGAACAGAGGTTTGAAGGTTACAATCCAGAAATTCGATCCTTATATTAACGTGGACCCGGGAACAATGAGTCCTTACCAGCACGGTGAGGTATTCGTTACGGATGACGGAGCCGAGACGGACCTTGACCTTGGCCATTATGAGCGTTTTATTGATATTAACCTATCGAAGAACAGCAATGTGACAACTGGTAAAGTATATTCATCGGTCATCAGCAAAGAGCGCCGCGGTGAATATCTCGGCGGTACCGTTCAGGTTATTCCCCATATTACCAATGAGATCAAAGAGCGTGTCTACCGTGCCGGCCGCGAAGCTGGCTCGGATGTCGTAATTACCGAGATCGGCGGTACGGTTGGTGATATCGAGAGTCTGCCGTTCCTGGAGGCTATCCGCCAGATCAAGAGTGATATCGGCCGTGAGAACGTAATGTATATTCATGTTACTTTGATCCCTTATATCAAGGCTGCCGGCGAAGTGAAGACCAAGCCGACTCAGCACAGCGTGAAGGAGCTTCGCAGTATCGGGATCCAGCCGAATGTTATCGTATGCCGTACAGAGCATGAGTTGTCTTCGGATATGAAAGCCAAAATCGCCCTGTTCTGTGATATCGATGCGAGTGCGGTGGTAGAGTGCCGTGACGCGGATACGCTGTATCAAGTGCCTTTGAACCTTCGTGAAGAAGGACTGGATGAGATTGTGGTCAATCACTTGAAGCTGACTACCCCGGCCCCGGATATGACGGAGTGGGAAGGTTTGGTTAACCGGATCAACAAGCTTGAGAAGACGGTGGAGATCGCGATTGTCGGTAAATATGTGGCCCTGCACGATGCTTATCTCAGTGTGGTTGAGTCTCTTTCCCATGCGGGCTTTGACTCCAATGCGGACGTGAAGATCCGCTGGGTGCACGCAGAAGAGGTTACAGATGAGAACGTGGAGGAGATGCTGGGCGGCGTTGGCGGCATCCTGGTTCCTGGCGGTTTCGGTGACCGGGGAATCGAGGGTAAGGTCTGCACGATCCGTTATGCCCGTGAGAAGAAGATTCCGTTCTTTGGGATCTGCCTCGGGATGCAGGTCGCTGTCATCGAGCATGCCCGTTCCCTGGCGGGTCTGAATGGCGCGAACAGCTCGGAGATTAATCCGGCTACAGAATATCCGGTAATTGATCTGCTTCCGGAGCAGAAGGATATCGAGGATTTGGGCGGAACGATGCGTCTGGGTCTGTATCCTTGTAAGCTTACACCGGGCTCTCTTGCGGAGCAGTGCTACAACGATGAGCTTGTATATGAAAGACACCGTCACCGGTATGAGTTCAATAATGCTTATCGTGAAGTGATCGAGAAGGCGGGACTGCGCATTTCGGGAACCTCCCCGGATGGCCGTTTGGTTGAAATTGTGGAGTGCCCGGATCATCCTTGGTTCCTGGCCGTGCAATTCCATCCGGAATTTACGTCTCGTCCGAACCGTCCGCAGCCTTTGTTCCGTGAGTTTGTCAAAGCTTCTATTACCCATAAATCTTAA
- a CDS encoding response regulator yields MDKKLLIVDDQNGIRILLMEVFSSEGYTTYQAANGKLALEIVRSESPDLVLLDMKIPGMDGLEILKHIKAANPDIKVIMMTAYGELDMIKEATELGALMHFTKPFDIDEMRMAVNMQLKGGAMI; encoded by the coding sequence ATGGATAAGAAGCTTCTGATCGTTGATGACCAGAATGGTATCCGGATTTTGTTAATGGAAGTATTCAGCAGCGAGGGCTATACGACATATCAAGCAGCAAATGGCAAGCTTGCTTTAGAGATTGTGCGCAGTGAATCACCGGATCTGGTCCTGCTGGATATGAAGATTCCGGGCATGGACGGATTGGAGATTTTGAAGCATATCAAGGCTGCGAACCCTGACATTAAAGTCATCATGATGACGGCTTATGGCGAGCTTGATATGATCAAGGAAGCGACAGAGCTTGGCGCTTTGATGCATTTCACGAAGCCGTTTGATATCGATGAGATGCGCATGGCCGTGAATATGCAGCTGAAAGGCGGCGCAATGATCTAG
- the rpoE gene encoding DNA-directed RNA polymerase subunit delta, producing the protein MSTPLNLKFDPEKVHEIPMVDLAFMILKAANTPYYYRDLMNEVAKLRGMSEAEINDAIAQLYTEINIDGRFACVGTNLWGLKRWYPIERSEDPVANSKRPRIINDEDDDEDDFVEEEETYASDDDDDYEAVDEDGEDELFPDEEDDADVEDEEILDGEDLDEDEDEDSEDSDDEDAEDDLEDK; encoded by the coding sequence GTGAGTACACCGCTCAATTTGAAGTTTGATCCGGAGAAAGTGCACGAAATTCCGATGGTCGACTTGGCCTTTATGATTTTGAAAGCGGCAAATACGCCATACTACTACCGTGATTTGATGAACGAGGTAGCCAAGCTCCGCGGCATGTCGGAAGCCGAGATTAATGATGCCATTGCCCAGTTATATACTGAGATTAATATCGACGGCCGTTTTGCCTGTGTAGGTACGAATCTTTGGGGACTCAAGCGCTGGTACCCAATCGAGCGTTCCGAAGATCCGGTAGCGAATTCCAAGCGTCCGCGCATTATTAACGATGAAGATGATGATGAGGATGACTTCGTAGAAGAGGAAGAGACCTACGCGTCCGACGATGATGACGATTACGAGGCCGTTGATGAAGACGGTGAGGATGAACTGTTCCCGGATGAAGAAGATGACGCCGATGTGGAAGACGAAGAGATTCTGGACGGCGAAGATCTGGATGAAGATGAGGATGAAGACTCCGAGGATTCCGATGATGAAGACGCAGAGGATGACCTCGAAGATAAGTAG
- a CDS encoding S8 family peptidase, with product MDYARFLNFIQEKTGSAAPKEQRTIIRFARPAAYQECLKQLNRMKRSIPQMRQIRSSSLLHAFICPFSLTDLPQSCRKGLIPEPDAQISVHAVPASGMMNTPEIPWGVRHIQAPDVWSSSTGYQVRIAVIDTGADFSHPDLRHSLARGVNLLNPNMLPHDDNGHGTHITGTIAGAGGMQGILGVAPRATIYPVKAFDHNGAAYVSDIILGIDWCVRNQVDIINMSFGMKSKNKSLFNVVNKALQAGVVVVASAGNDNKSRSVDYPARYPQTISVGATDRSRRIARFSNSGPHVDIYAPGEKIYSSWLGGRHKEMNGTSMATSHVSGSIALLLALRPGLAPAEIKLLLRKSARPVLTARKHSRGGLAPVEVNAMRLIKRGAP from the coding sequence ATGGACTATGCCCGATTCCTAAATTTCATTCAGGAAAAAACCGGGAGTGCTGCGCCAAAGGAGCAGCGGACCATTATCCGGTTCGCCCGTCCGGCGGCTTATCAGGAATGCCTCAAACAGCTTAACCGGATGAAGCGCTCAATCCCTCAAATGCGTCAGATCCGCAGCTCCTCCCTGCTGCACGCCTTCATCTGCCCATTCTCCCTCACGGACCTTCCCCAGAGCTGCAGGAAAGGCCTTATTCCCGAGCCTGATGCCCAGATCAGCGTCCATGCTGTGCCCGCAAGCGGCATGATGAATACCCCCGAAATTCCCTGGGGAGTGCGTCATATTCAGGCTCCTGACGTCTGGTCTTCCTCAACCGGCTATCAGGTTCGGATCGCCGTCATCGATACGGGAGCTGACTTCAGCCACCCCGACCTGCGCCATTCTCTGGCCAGAGGCGTGAATCTCCTCAACCCCAACATGCTTCCCCATGATGATAACGGTCATGGCACTCATATCACAGGAACCATTGCAGGTGCGGGCGGCATGCAGGGAATACTGGGGGTTGCCCCCCGGGCCACAATCTACCCGGTCAAGGCCTTCGATCATAATGGAGCGGCCTATGTCTCGGATATTATCCTGGGTATTGATTGGTGTGTCCGAAATCAGGTGGATATTATTAATATGAGCTTTGGCATGAAATCCAAGAACAAATCCCTGTTCAATGTAGTCAATAAAGCACTCCAGGCCGGAGTGGTCGTTGTCGCGTCTGCCGGTAACGACAATAAAAGCCGCAGCGTGGATTATCCAGCCCGTTATCCGCAGACGATCTCGGTCGGAGCCACCGACCGGAGCCGCAGGATCGCCCGCTTCAGCAACAGCGGCCCGCATGTTGATATCTACGCTCCGGGCGAAAAGATCTACTCCTCCTGGCTCGGAGGCAGACATAAGGAAATGAACGGCACCTCGATGGCCACGTCGCATGTCAGCGGCTCCATTGCGCTGCTGCTTGCTCTCCGGCCGGGTCTTGCACCGGCAGAGATCAAGCTGCTGCTGCGCAAGAGCGCCCGGCCGGTGCTCACGGCCCGGAAGCATTCCCGCGGCGGGCTGGCGCCCGTAGAGGTGAACGCGATGCGGCTGATCAAGCGGGGGGCTCCTTGA
- the fba gene encoding class II fructose-1,6-bisphosphate aldolase — protein MPLVSMKEMLNKALEGKYAVGQYNINNLEWTQAILAAAEEEKSPVILGVSEGAARHMGGFYTIVKMVEGLIHDMKITVPVAIHLDHGSSFEKCKEAIDAGFTSVMIDASHGPIEHNIETSKKVVEYAHSKGVSVEAEVGLVGGQEDDVVADVMYAKLDDCVRIVKETGIDTLAPALGSVHGPYKGEPNLGFAEMEEIRDAVNIPLVLHGGTGIPTHDIKKAISLGTSKINVNTENQIEFTKAVREVLAAKPEAYDPRTYIVPGREAIKQTVIGKIREFGSNNQA, from the coding sequence ATGCCATTAGTATCCATGAAAGAAATGTTGAACAAAGCACTTGAGGGGAAATATGCTGTAGGACAATACAATATTAACAACCTTGAGTGGACCCAAGCGATTCTGGCTGCCGCAGAAGAAGAGAAGTCACCAGTTATCCTTGGCGTATCCGAAGGCGCTGCACGCCACATGGGCGGTTTCTACACTATTGTTAAGATGGTAGAAGGTCTTATCCATGATATGAAGATTACAGTTCCTGTAGCTATCCATCTTGACCATGGATCAAGCTTTGAGAAGTGTAAGGAAGCTATCGACGCTGGTTTCACTTCTGTAATGATCGATGCTTCACATGGTCCTATCGAGCACAATATCGAGACTTCCAAGAAAGTTGTTGAATATGCTCACTCCAAGGGTGTTTCTGTTGAAGCAGAAGTAGGTCTTGTAGGTGGACAAGAGGACGATGTTGTAGCTGATGTGATGTATGCGAAGCTTGATGACTGCGTTCGTATCGTCAAAGAGACAGGCATCGATACTCTGGCTCCAGCACTTGGATCTGTACACGGACCATACAAAGGTGAACCAAACCTTGGTTTTGCTGAGATGGAAGAAATCCGCGACGCGGTTAACATTCCATTGGTTCTTCATGGCGGTACAGGCATCCCGACTCATGACATCAAGAAAGCGATCTCCCTGGGTACTTCCAAGATCAACGTGAACACTGAGAACCAAATCGAGTTCACTAAAGCGGTTCGCGAAGTGCTTGCCGCTAAGCCGGAAGCTTATGACCCGCGTACATACATCGTACCAGGTCGCGAAGCAATCAAACAAACCGTAATCGGCAAGATCCGCGAGTTCGGTTCCAACAACCAAGCTTAA
- the rpmE gene encoding 50S ribosomal protein L31 produces MNQAIQPKYHVTTVTCACGNKFETGSVQEDLRVEICSACHPFFTGKQKFLDAGGRVDKFKKKYGI; encoded by the coding sequence ATGAATCAAGCTATTCAACCGAAATATCACGTGACTACTGTTACTTGCGCATGCGGTAATAAGTTCGAAACAGGATCTGTTCAAGAGGATCTTCGCGTGGAGATTTGCTCCGCTTGCCACCCGTTCTTCACAGGCAAACAGAAATTCCTGGATGCTGGCGGCCGCGTTGATAAATTTAAGAAGAAATACGGAATCTAA